The genomic region TTATGACTAACTCAGACTAACTCAGAAGTAAAACCAGTAATTTCTAAACCACTGTAGTGTTTTCTATGCTATCAAAGTTATTCTAAACACatcaagaattttaaaagaagcaataacaacaataacaaacataTATGTATGTCTTTTTGCCaattttggggtgggggaggggacaggaCTATTGGCTCATAAATTAAGTGAGAAAGGCATCCTGAAATTAATGGTAGAAATTATAAAGTACCACTTTCAGATGATTCAAGTATCAACTTGGTGTGCATGCAAGTTCACCAATTTCTTCACCTATCATTTTGTATTCAAAGTGCTACATATTACTTAAATATTGGTATTTAATCACCTATAATTCAACCTACTAAAGAAAATCCATCTGTTTTACATAGTGACTTTAACTTGAGCAACTTTAATGCCTTTACTGTTTCAATATAAATAAGCAAAACTTTTGAAGTAAATGTCTTATGGTCTCTGATGAAAttctttttgatatattttaaggGTGGTAACCTAACTTAGAACAGAATGGGTTTTACATgtcaagagaagaaaagaaacatggaGAGCACAGAGGAAAGGCACGGACGCTCTCACACGATAGACCCATCCTTGCTCTGTGCAGGAATCATCACAGGCACTGCTCCCATTCTACTCAGATTAGGGGCAGCTACCTTGGCAGGTGCCAAAGTTGGGCTCTGAGGAGTACGTTCAAAGTCTTCACTTGGGACTTGGTTATACTGAGTCTTGGAATATCCTTCCATGTTGGAAGGAGACATGGATCCCAGGGATGAATGGTTGCTGCCGATGTAGCTCCTGGCTGTGGACGTGCGGCTCTTTGGAGGAGGCACATCTTCCCTGAAAAGTAAAGTCCTCAaacaagttaaaaagaacaaGTTTTTGAAAGCCTATAATTATGTCAGCTGTGAATCATGGATAGAGAAAAGGGGGAGGATCATTCATTTAagtactgtgatggttaattttatctATCAACTTGGCTAGACTATAATGTCAagtgtttggtcaaacactggcctttATGTTGCTGTGCAGGTATTTTGTAATGGGATTAGCCCCTAGTCAGCCGACTTCAAACTATCCTTAAAAATGTGGGTGGGCTTCATTCAATTAGTTGAAGGCCGTAAGGGCCAAAAAACTGACAtttcttgagaaaaaaattctgtCTCAAGGCTGCAAAAATCAactcttgccagaatttccagcctgctgagCTGCCCTATAATTTCAGGTTTGCTAGCTTCCCCATCATGTGAGCCAGTTCTTCAAAATTAATCTCTtaccctgttggttctgtttctctggagaaccctgactgtaCAAATACCAAgtatataaaaagtatatttaagtcacacaaaaaagaaagcagaacaaGAGGCAAAGTTATGAACTGCATATATGTTcccaatttaacattttaatttaagactgtataccttcacagaagatATAACTAGTTACTTATGTAAGATCTTAACTGAAAGCCTTGCTAACTTAAGTTTGCAAAAACTGGGAATTTAAGCATAAGAATTTTCCTACCAAACAGCAGCaaggaacatatatatatacatatgagtTATCtagtgcatttaaaaaatataagtgTCCAGACCTCATCCTCTAGTTCTACCGAAGGCCAATTTTTCCAGGGTATTACTTAAATCATGTGTTACTATAGTTCTATGAACTACCCATCTCACTTGATACAGCGGTTGGGGTAAAGTGGGGTTCAAGAAaattggtgggggtgggaggaacaCAATGAAGGGTGGCTGATGCACTTGAAATTGAAAGAAATAGTTTTCAAAGGTGTTGAGGGGAGGAGCCATAGTTTTTATCCAATTCTCAAAGAGGTGATACTTTGAATGGTTAAGAGAACTAATACTTCAGAGACATCATAAATCTGAAATACACCAGTCAATCCCTGTTTCATTTAATTACCTGATATCATGATGAacttccttttcatatttttcttctctgcgcTTTTTACGACAGCAAAAGATGATAAGACCAATGAGCACAAGAGCAAGCAAAATTCCTATAATAGCTCCCGCAATTGTTCCAGCTCTATTTGAAGCTAGAATAAGATATTAATAAGAATATAATTAAGTACAAAATACTCTATTTCATATTGAAGGCAGGATATATATTGATTACAATGCATGTATTGCATGTATTAACTTCCAAAGACAAATTATTGAGCCTTTCTTGATACAAGAGGGAAAAATCCATTTAAAGGACTTTCCtctgaaatatataatttatttcaagtataaaatatgataaagccaggctaaaatattttaatgttcaaaGCTATCTTGGTGAGCATATAAGAATGCCATAAGCTGCTCATACTTAAAATGGCTAAAGGTGGTACACAAGAGATGATGTGACATCTCTTACCATCTTAATATAATGTCGCTACAATAATTAAGGATTTATTAATAACCAAGCCACAGAGCACTTTGCTCAGTTAGCACCCAACTGCCCTCCATACACACTTGCCGACTGAATCAAAGGAGGGTTGTACAAAGATAACTGACACAAACAAAACAATGTTTtttcaaaagacagaaaaaggtaCTTACGAGGAATAACGTCCAGGCTTAGCTTGCACTGATCTGAACCCACTCTGTTTCTGACTGTACAACTGTATGTCCCCGAGTACTCAGTAGTGGCATTTTTTATAGATATAATAGGTGAAGTCATTTCTTTGAgaagaatggggggaaaaaaaaagaacaagaccAACTTTTACAATATTATTTCACTCTTTGCTGAGATTTTAGTAAAGGCAAACCCTACCAATGTTGACAATCCAGTTAAAAGCACCATGGGCTGAAGCTGGGTGTAGAAAAGACTTCCAGAGAGCTACATTCTTATCTCCAGTGTTCAAACAATCATGCCTCCAGTTCATTTGTATCAAGGGGAAAGTACCCATGATCCCCTTAGCCAGGCATCAGGATCCAAAGCTGAAGCAGACACATGCACTGGTCCAGGGCACAACAGTGCACAAACCCATTTTGGGCCCCAGTACCCCATGCCACAAAATCTCTTCCATGCAGCAGGGAAACTTAGAAGCACCTATCTTATTCCCACAGACggaagaaacataaaagaaaaagtcagaAGGGATCTTAGACCATTTAGGTGGGCCTCTTAgttcaaaaaaagaaacagaggtgGAGAGAATTCCTACTTAAGGCCAGGGAAAGGAGGATGACGGGAGGGTAGATCATGTTCAAGTATTGCATTCCTGAAGCTGGTAATCAGTTTGAACTAACAGGTCAGttaaaacaaacaggtaacttTCTAGTTAGCATTGCACAggttttcttatttatatatcTACCATGGGTAAATTACCATATTTCCAATATGAATTATTAAGTAGGCAAAGCATTCAAGATCCAGCTCTTGTTATAATTTAGCCACTATCTAATGTATGATCACAAACATTTCCCATCAGTTATaccatcaattaaaaaaaaatccatcacaaAATAACTAAGAATAATATCCTAAAAGATGAAGTCATCATAGAAATATCATGTATTCCTTTAGAGTAAGATGCCATTACAGAACACTGAGTAAATTCCCATGAAAACTCTGACTGTTCTGtatagaaaaggagaagaaattttggaattaaaaaaaaaaaagtacacaaacacacacaagccATACTACATTTAAGTCCAAGTTGTGTAATGTGCAGTACCTGAAAACCATGAGGTGGGCATTTTCTGTGAGTTAGACAATTTTTGCCATTCATATTGTAATGGAAGAGAACCTTCTTTTGATTCACATTTTAGTTTAAAGTCATTTCCGATTTCTTCTGATCCATCAATGTAACACCTTATACCTGAAGGCttaactgaagaagaaaataaattttaactttaTACAAAAGAATGGAATTTACTTTTGGAACGGATACATAAACACACAGCATGTTGCACAAACACGGACTCATTATCATTATCAGTTCATCCTGGATTcagacctgaaaaaaaaaagatctgaaagcCACAATAGGTTCCCGACATCTGTTTACTCAGCTTTAACCAACACAAAACACGCAAGAATGAGCTCTGGCAAATAGCAGGTGCTTAGGAGGTCTAGCAACACCTTAAGTGCAGCTCTGTGCCCCTTCATTCCACAGGGTGTGCTTGAAAAAAGCAAAGATGATGTGGGTTGAACCACTGAAGACTCTACAAAGCTTCTCAATCCATTACTTAtctatgtcattttttaaaaatttaattttgagattgttcacatacaattatccaaagatccaaagtgcacaatcaattgcccacaataccatcatacagctgcgcatccatcacaattattttttttcaatttttagaaaattttcattactccagaaaagaaacaaagacaaaaaaagaaaactcaaattctcccatacccctaaccatcccctcgattactgactcatagtattggtatagtacatttgttactattgatgaaagaatcttaaaatactactaactgtag from Choloepus didactylus isolate mChoDid1 chromosome 1, mChoDid1.pri, whole genome shotgun sequence harbors:
- the CXADR gene encoding coxsackievirus and adenovirus receptor isoform X1 encodes the protein MALLLRFVLLCGVADLTRSLSITTPDQMIEKAKGETAYLPCKFTLSPDDQGPLDIEWLLSPADNQKVDQVIILYSGDKIYDDYYQDLKGRVHFTSSDVKSGDASINVTNLQLSDIGTYQCKVKKAPGVGNKKIQLTVLVKPSGIRCYIDGSEEIGNDFKLKCESKEGSLPLQYEWQKLSNSQKMPTSWFSEMTSPIISIKNATTEYSGTYSCTVRNRVGSDQCKLSLDVIPPSNRAGTIAGAIIGILLALVLIGLIIFCCRKKRREEKYEKEVHHDIREDVPPPKSRTSTARSYIGSNHSSLGSMSPSNMEGYSKTQYNQVPSEDFERTPQSPTLAPAKVAAPNLSRMGAVPVMIPAQSKDGSIV
- the CXADR gene encoding coxsackievirus and adenovirus receptor isoform X2; its protein translation is MALLLRFVLLCGVADLTRSLSITTPDQMIEKAKGETAYLPCKFTLSPDDQGPLDIEWLLSPADNQKVDQVIILYSGDKIYDDYYQDLKGRVHFTSSDVKSGDASINVTNLQLSDIGTYQCKVKKAPGVGNKKIQLTVLVKPSGIRCYIDGSEEIGNDFKLKCESKEGSLPLQYEWQKLSNSQKMPTSWFSEMTSPIISIKNATTEYSGTYSCTVRNRVGSDQCKLSLDVIPPSNRAGTIAGAIIGILLALVLIGLIIFCCRKKRREEKYEKEVHHDIREDVPPPKSRTSTARSYIGSNHSSLGSMSPSNMEGYSKTQYNQVPSEDFERTPQSPTLAPAKPLINRIENTTVTHE